Genomic segment of Bos taurus isolate L1 Dominette 01449 registration number 42190680 breed Hereford chromosome X, ARS-UCD2.0, whole genome shotgun sequence:
TCTCATCTCTGATGGATGAGACATATGTTTATAtggtttttcagtctttttcttttgtgatttacCTGTTATTGAGCTCACATCAATTAAGAATTTCATACCCTTTAGGAGGAAAACAGCATTTTGTTATCTGGACTGGTGAGTTCTTTGGTTTCTGTGTCTATCCTTAACTCATGGCATAGTTGTAGAACTGAAGGTATAAGCTATATTTCTCTCTGCTTATACGTCTATGTGGCTCTAATTCAGAAATGTCTTCACCTCTGATTATGTGCGTAATGTTTTCTTTCATCtgcgtgtgcttagttgctcagttgtgtttgactctttgcaaccccatagactgtagcccgccaggctcctctgtctataggattttccaggcaagaatactggagtgggttgtcatgccctcctccaggggatcttcctgacccagggatggaacctccatctcctgcctctcctgcattggcaggtgggtcctttcccactgagccacctgcaaaaTCACACCTCCAAAGCCCTTTATTTCATCTGGGAGATATTAATATATTAGATCatgaaaacagaatttaaagGAGCTCTGTTCTGATTGTCATACCTAATAAATCATTAATTATATAAAGGAAGTATTCTTTAAATTccctgaaaataaagaaattgaacTGTGACACTTAAAATGAGCTAAACTGAAATAATACATATTCTCTAAGAAACTAACAACCATTTTAAGAACTCAAATGCATAAAATGTGGTTAAATCTTTAGCAAACAAGTCTAGCTTAACAGTTCAAGTTTTGTGAAATCTATATCATCCTTTATTTATCCATGTTAGGTGAAATACAAGCAAACTTTTTTAAGCTactcaagtattttttttccaaaacttaTACACTTTTACTGATCAAATGGCCTAGGATTccttccaataaaactttaagaCTTGAAAAATCTGTTTAATCAAATCCAGTTATTTTGCTGACAAACCTAAATTTCCACAATAATAAAGTTCTAGGTATGTCAGCTTGAGAGCATTTCAAAATCCTTAGGTAACTAAAAACCTTGGATGACACTAAATTGAGCTCCATAATGGatggttttattatttaaaaaatacagtgaacACTAGCTATAATTTTAACATATACAATTGTGCTTATTTGTACATGCTGCAAGGAGGCTACATCTTCAGCTCTGTCGATCAACATGTTCACTTTGTCACACTGAGAAGCTGTACATATAAGGAATGTGTGTGGCTAAAACAGGTGGGTTAGGTATATATGTGACCTAGTCCAGTAAAAATCACATGAAGTACACATTTATGGACCCCCAGACCTCTCTGCAAAATAAAAGtgactttaattaaaatttttaattaatatacatTACCAAGACCCTACTATGAGCCTCAAAACTCAGGGGAAAAGAGAATGTTTCAGTTCTAAAGTAAAATGACATTTTGTTCCAGAATAGGAAAGAGGGCACCGAAATACAAAATTCAGCATGTATATACTTAATACAGAAAAGTAGAGAAGGTGTACGGAAATCAACTTTGAAAAATAGCACAAATTTGTATTACATTTTTCAAAGTCTGACTCAGTTTTCATGAATTTATTCATATGATTTAATAAAACAGCTTCTGGTTATTTAGTGTCAAATATCATATTGAACTCAAATCTGAGAACTGCATTTGCTCTCAGTAAAAAAGATTAAGTTTTGTTAGAGAGTTAGCTCTAGTTTCCTCAAGTCTGTCTGCTTTTATTAAAAGATTGCAAAAGTTCATTCCTCAGCTCCATTAGTTTCCTAAGACTGCGCTTATAAATTACCACAGACTCggcttaaataaaaaaataaaacatttatttggttttaattctggaggtcagaagtttgAAATATGTTTCTCTGGGCTACCTACTTTGTACTTTGCCCCCCCAAAGCAGAGATTCTGTATCTCAACAGAATAACTGAATCAGGCCTGGCCGCCCCCTGGGGGACCTGTCCAAGCAGCTGGGGAGGGAGACACAGGCAGCCATCTGTTAAGGGTGTGgcctgtgccaggctctgtgttaAATCACAGGTTAAGTCACAGTTTACAGGAACATGGTGACATATGGGAAAACCCCAAGATGGAGGAACTCTGATTATCCGTGTTTTACAGACGAGGGAGCTGCCGCTCACAGGAAATAGACGgatgtccaagatcacacagccagaaGGTGGTGAACCGGGATGGCGAACCCAGGTCCACTGACCCCACTGTTGAAGCCAGCTGGGCAGCCTCTGACCAGTCCTGTATGACAGGCCAGGAGCAGCAGAGGGGGGCCCATTGCCATCTGGTGAATGTCCACAGAGAGTGTCACAGCACTGGCTAATAAGCCCTGTCTCAAGTCTCTTTTTTGGAAGGAGATGGTAAAATAATATATGAACTCAACATGGCCATAATTCCTCTTATGTGTATTTCTTTATGGTTTCCCCATCACTCTTCACTCTTCATGTAAAAGTCCTGCCCCATTAAGTTCACACTGACTGCTTTGCCATCCTCTTCAATCACTCCTCTTGGCTTCACCTCCCACTTTTAGATGTTCCCCATAAGGAATAAAGCCTTAGGCTCCTCCCTCACGGTTTTCAGCCCCTCTCCCATTACCACCATCCTTCTGGGAATTCAAGAGGCCCTCTCAGCGGCAACCTCCCAACCTCCCTGGTCTGGACTCCTTCAGAGCCAGTGAGGAAGTCCTGCCCCGCAACCTCAGCCAGTGACTCCCCCCAGGACCACACACAATACTGTCACCATCGGAAACCGCTCCCAGATTTCAGGATTCCAGCATCCCTCCCTAACCACCCACTCCACCCCTCCATCCCTCATGAGAGGACCCCCCTGCCACCCCATGTCACCCAGACGCCTCAAGGACAAATGACAGAAAGCAAGCAGTTACAAGCACAGCCATGAACGCTTTAATAGCAGTGCTAAGGGTAGAAGACCAGGCCTCCCTCATCTATGGGCACTTTGGGGCGAGATGAAGCTACTGATGAGGTGTGGCTGGACTCAGGTGCCTGGGCATCCCTAATTCTCGGGAAGGTGTGGTGAAGCTGTGGGCTGAGAGAAGGCACCAGGCTGGAAGAGGCGGCGGAGATTCTCATTGTTGATCAGCGCCGTCTGCACGTGCTCCGGGCTGATGCGCACCCTGTGGTTGGTGCAGGCCTCCTTCCCCGCCAGGTCCAGGATGTTGGCTATCAGGTACTCAAGGACTGCGGTCAGGAACACGGGCGTCGCTGAGCTCAGGCGATAGGCGCCCTGACCCTCTCGCAGGAGGCGGTCCACGCGGCTCACAGGGAACTGCAGCTCGGCCCTGGTGGAACGGGAGAGGGAGTGTCTCCTACTGCGACGGCAGTTCCAGAGGTGTCTTCTCGGAGACATGGTGTCGGCTGGATGCTGCCTCTATCAGCCCAGACTGATGATACCACTGGCTGGGGCCTCCTGAGATGCCAGTGTCTCTCTGCTGGCTGTGTCCCCTTGCTCAGGTCTCTTATTGCTCAGGGAGCTGCCTTTGTGACAGCTCAGGCTTTGTGATGTCATCAGTAGCCAATTGGCCCTGACCAGGGCTGGCCTAGAAATGGTTGTGATAGGAACCTCTTTTTATAGGGAACTCTTTCTATTTTACTGTAACAgtctagtaaaaataaataaacagggggcatggagagaaaaagaatgtTTTAATGGAAACACAGCCCTGTCTCTGGGACACCACTTCAGCTTATCTGAGCCTAGCCTTGGATTATCTTTGAACTGGTTCACATCCCTCTGTAAATTGGTGGTCACTGATAGACATACTGAATGCCTTGTCCAGGGGAGATCCATTTGTCTCCCTTCTCATATTGTAATAAAACCAATCATGCCTCCAATTACACATTTAAAATACTCTGCTTCAAAACTTATATGTTTGTTCTTCAGGTTACCTTTTGTTATACCATCTGCCAATCCCCTCAGGAGTTAAACAGATTCTTTGAATACATGTACATTTCATATCTTTAAGAGTGTCATGATtttctatgtttaaaaatatcttttaactgTTTTGGAGGTCACATGGATATGGCCATGGACTCCCCTGTCAGAGCCAGGTAAACTCCCAAGACAGAAAAGTGCCACATTCTCAGTTAAAGCCCAGGAGTGTCTTGTTTCTTCTAGGTGATTCCAAAGCCCCATGGAAACCAAGAGGATTTCcatgattttctaattttaattttaaaattttcctctgtAGTAATTTTGtggttgctttgtttttgttcatttatagCTGATAAGTTATTCCTATTGTTGGCAGAAATGGTGGAGAATTTGGTTTCAGGATCTGACCATCTGGCGACCTCTTGAAATAGGTTCACA
This window contains:
- the H2AL3 gene encoding histone H2A-like 3, which produces MSPRRHLWNCRRSRRHSLSRSTRAELQFPVSRVDRLLREGQGAYRLSSATPVFLTAVLEYLIANILDLAGKEACTNHRVRISPEHVQTALINNENLRRLFQPGAFSQPTASPHLPEN